From Bos javanicus breed banteng chromosome 5, ARS-OSU_banteng_1.0, whole genome shotgun sequence, the proteins below share one genomic window:
- the BID gene encoding BH3-interacting domain death agonist isoform X2, whose protein sequence is MGSRRLRAPPPGRGLFPRAPGALRRAAVRPPRSAVEVSNGPGPGDERTTSLLLLGFLQSCPHSCFQRELEALGHELPGHLFHDDELQTDGNRCSHFPLAAEAETDSERQEEAVREVARQLAQIGDRLEGSIHPGMVAGLASRFSVRSLSEEDRRQCLAAALEQLMQTCPPDVDHEKTQLLLTMLLAKKIADHSPALLRDVFHTTVTFINQNLLAYVRNLVRNQMD, encoded by the exons ATGGGCTCACGGCGGCTGCGCGCCCCGCCCCCGGGACGTGGTCTTTTCCCGCGCGCGCCCGGTGCGCTACGTCGCGCTGCTGTCCGGCCGCCTCGCTCTGCGGTGGAG GTTAGCAACGGCCCCGGCCCTGGGGACGAGCGCACCAcgagcctgctgctgctgggctTCCTGCAGAGCTGCCCCCACTCCTGCTTCCAGAGGGAGCTGGAGGCGCTGGGTCACGAGCTGCCTGGGCACCTGTTCCATGATGACGAGCTGCAGACGGACGGCAACCGCTGCAGCCACTTCCCCTTGGCAGCGGAAGCGGAGACAG ATTCTGAGCGTCAGGAGGAGGCAGTCCGCGAAGTCGCCCGGCAGCTCGCCCAGATTGGGGACAGGCTGGAGGGCAGCATCCACCCAGGGATGGTGGCCGGCCTGGCCTCACGCTTCAGTGTCAGGAGCCTGTCGGAGGAG GACAGGAGGCAGTGCCTGGCGGCTGCGCTGGAACAGCTCATGCAAACCTGCCCTCCTGACGTGGACCACGAGAAGACCCAGCTCCTGCTCACCATGCTCTTGGCCAAAAAGATAGCCGACCACTCGCCAGCCTTGCTCCGAGATGTCTTCCACACAACGGTGACCTTCATCAACCAGAACCTCCTCGCCTACGTGAGGAACTTAGTCCGAAAT CAGATGGACTGA
- the BID gene encoding BH3-interacting domain death agonist isoform X4 yields MDLKVSNGPGPGDERTTSLLLLGFLQSCPHSCFQRELEALGHELPGHLFHDDELQTDGNRCSHFPLAAEAETDSERQEEAVREVARQLAQIGDRLEGSIHPGMVAGLASRFSVRSLSEEDRRQCLAAALEQLMQTCPPDVDHEKTQLLLTMLLAKKIADHSPALLRDVFHTTVTFINQNLLAYVRNLVRNQMD; encoded by the exons ATGGATTTGAAG GTTAGCAACGGCCCCGGCCCTGGGGACGAGCGCACCAcgagcctgctgctgctgggctTCCTGCAGAGCTGCCCCCACTCCTGCTTCCAGAGGGAGCTGGAGGCGCTGGGTCACGAGCTGCCTGGGCACCTGTTCCATGATGACGAGCTGCAGACGGACGGCAACCGCTGCAGCCACTTCCCCTTGGCAGCGGAAGCGGAGACAG ATTCTGAGCGTCAGGAGGAGGCAGTCCGCGAAGTCGCCCGGCAGCTCGCCCAGATTGGGGACAGGCTGGAGGGCAGCATCCACCCAGGGATGGTGGCCGGCCTGGCCTCACGCTTCAGTGTCAGGAGCCTGTCGGAGGAG GACAGGAGGCAGTGCCTGGCGGCTGCGCTGGAACAGCTCATGCAAACCTGCCCTCCTGACGTGGACCACGAGAAGACCCAGCTCCTGCTCACCATGCTCTTGGCCAAAAAGATAGCCGACCACTCGCCAGCCTTGCTCCGAGATGTCTTCCACACAACGGTGACCTTCATCAACCAGAACCTCCTCGCCTACGTGAGGAACTTAGTCCGAAAT CAGATGGACTGA
- the BID gene encoding BH3-interacting domain death agonist isoform X1: MVSGYISFLSFCLSSLVSIPEFLSSDCPGPSRPLFLLLGTKPPGTGGRGGAGPGGGAGPRSSLGNDDGLGPWPVWAGRELQEMGSRRLRAPPPGRGLFPRAPGALRRAAVRPPRSAVERRMARQGAPARRRNDEGDRPPRARVLAALEVVSDIAAVFACCRERAWVLIPDRVLCWGSGTLPLGSGPSEALLQSCGQCSCGCISGGGCRVEGVRAWSACPTGPPVLTWLGPQRSRECSPEDKPGDGSCDRVHSATHTLIQACDLRVQLFWLEWAAWVPHAALPGTSGPVRDGDGVGGGGMWAGPCLSAHPSLLAAVGVGKALGWCLDPGPLLGLFSNNCPGLPVPNPRPEPSSSLLPFLLFLMCFLPLFFLLCWTEWESCP; the protein is encoded by the exons ATGGTTTCTGGTTATATTTCCTTCCTGTCTTTTTGTTTGTCAAGTTTGGTTTCTATTCCTGAGTTCCTGTCTAGCGACTGCCCTGGTCCCTCTCGGCCTCTGTTCCTGCTTCTCGGCACTAAGCCTCCTGGCaccggggggcggggcggggcggggcctggaggcggggcggggccgcggaGCTCTTTGGGGAATGATGATGGGTTGGGGCCGTGGCCGGTGTGGGCGGGGCGGGAACTACAGGAAATGGGCTCACGGCGGCTGCGCGCCCCGCCCCCGGGACGTGGTCTTTTCCCGCGCGCGCCCGGTGCGCTACGTCGCGCTGCTGTCCGGCCGCCTCGCTCTGCGGTGGAG AGGAGAATGGCCCGCCAGGGAGCCCCAGCACGGAGGAGGAACGATGAGGGTGACCGGCCTCCCAGGGCCAGGGTCCTGGCAGCGCTGGAGGTGGTGAGCGATATTGCTGCTGTTTTTGCCTGTTGCAGGGAGAGGGCCTGGGTCCTGATCCCGGACCGAGTGCTGTGCTGGGGTTCTGGGACACTGCCTCTGGGCAGTGGACCCTCAGAAGCCTTGCTCCAGAGCTGTGGCCAGTGCTCCTGTGGCTGCATCTCTGGTGGTGGGTGTCGGGTGGAGGGAGTGCGGGCGTGGAGTGCCTGCCCCACTGGACCTCCAGTGCTCACCTGGCTGGGCCCCCAGAGGTCACGTGAGTGCTCACCTGAGGACAAGCCTGGAGATGGCAGCTGTGACAGAGTTCACAGTGCCACACACACACTGATCCAAGCCTGTGACCTCAGAGTCCAGCTCTTCTGGTTGGAGTGGGCTGCCTGGGTTCCCCATGCTGCCTTGCCTGGTACCTCTGGACCTGTTAGAGacggggatggggtggggggtggtgggatgTGGGCAGGGCCCTGCCTTTCTGCGCACCCCTCCCTGCTGGcagctgtgggggtggggaaagcatTGGGCTGGTGCCTGGACCCTGGACCCTTGTTGGGGCTGTTCTCCAACAACTGTCCTGGCCTCCCGGTCCCCAACCCCCGCCCGGAACCcagctcttccctccttcctttcctccttttcctgatgtgtttccttcctcttttcttcctgctgtGCTGGACTGAATGGGAAAGTTGCCCGTGA
- the BID gene encoding BH3-interacting domain death agonist isoform X3 — protein sequence MGSRRLRAPPPGRGLFPRAPGALRRAAVRPPRSAVEVSNGPGPGDERTTSLLLLGFLQSCPHSCFQRELEALGHELPGHLFHDDELQTDGNRCSHFPLAAEAETDSERQEEAVREVARQLAQIGDRLEGSIHPGMVAGLASRFSVRSLSEEDRRQCLAAALEQLMQTCPPDVDHEKTQLLLTMLLAKKIADHSPALLRDVFHTTVTFINQNLLAYVRNLVRNMD from the exons ATGGGCTCACGGCGGCTGCGCGCCCCGCCCCCGGGACGTGGTCTTTTCCCGCGCGCGCCCGGTGCGCTACGTCGCGCTGCTGTCCGGCCGCCTCGCTCTGCGGTGGAG GTTAGCAACGGCCCCGGCCCTGGGGACGAGCGCACCAcgagcctgctgctgctgggctTCCTGCAGAGCTGCCCCCACTCCTGCTTCCAGAGGGAGCTGGAGGCGCTGGGTCACGAGCTGCCTGGGCACCTGTTCCATGATGACGAGCTGCAGACGGACGGCAACCGCTGCAGCCACTTCCCCTTGGCAGCGGAAGCGGAGACAG ATTCTGAGCGTCAGGAGGAGGCAGTCCGCGAAGTCGCCCGGCAGCTCGCCCAGATTGGGGACAGGCTGGAGGGCAGCATCCACCCAGGGATGGTGGCCGGCCTGGCCTCACGCTTCAGTGTCAGGAGCCTGTCGGAGGAG GACAGGAGGCAGTGCCTGGCGGCTGCGCTGGAACAGCTCATGCAAACCTGCCCTCCTGACGTGGACCACGAGAAGACCCAGCTCCTGCTCACCATGCTCTTGGCCAAAAAGATAGCCGACCACTCGCCAGCCTTGCTCCGAGATGTCTTCCACACAACGGTGACCTTCATCAACCAGAACCTCCTCGCCTACGTGAGGAACTTAGTCCGAAAT ATGGACTGA
- the BID gene encoding BH3-interacting domain death agonist isoform X5, with protein MDLKVSNGPGPGDERTTSLLLLGFLQSCPHSCFQRELEALGHELPGHLFHDDELQTDGNRCSHFPLAAEAETDSERQEEAVREVARQLAQIGDRLEGSIHPGMVAGLASRFSVRSLSEEDRRQCLAAALEQLMQTCPPDVDHEKTQLLLTMLLAKKIADHSPALLRDVFHTTVTFINQNLLAYVRNLVRNMD; from the exons ATGGATTTGAAG GTTAGCAACGGCCCCGGCCCTGGGGACGAGCGCACCAcgagcctgctgctgctgggctTCCTGCAGAGCTGCCCCCACTCCTGCTTCCAGAGGGAGCTGGAGGCGCTGGGTCACGAGCTGCCTGGGCACCTGTTCCATGATGACGAGCTGCAGACGGACGGCAACCGCTGCAGCCACTTCCCCTTGGCAGCGGAAGCGGAGACAG ATTCTGAGCGTCAGGAGGAGGCAGTCCGCGAAGTCGCCCGGCAGCTCGCCCAGATTGGGGACAGGCTGGAGGGCAGCATCCACCCAGGGATGGTGGCCGGCCTGGCCTCACGCTTCAGTGTCAGGAGCCTGTCGGAGGAG GACAGGAGGCAGTGCCTGGCGGCTGCGCTGGAACAGCTCATGCAAACCTGCCCTCCTGACGTGGACCACGAGAAGACCCAGCTCCTGCTCACCATGCTCTTGGCCAAAAAGATAGCCGACCACTCGCCAGCCTTGCTCCGAGATGTCTTCCACACAACGGTGACCTTCATCAACCAGAACCTCCTCGCCTACGTGAGGAACTTAGTCCGAAAT ATGGACTGA